Proteins from a single region of Corylus avellana chromosome ca11, CavTom2PMs-1.0:
- the LOC132164956 gene encoding G-type lectin S-receptor-like serine/threonine-protein kinase LECRK3: protein MDFITLSFLLSAFFTASAQQIQSNVSRGSFLTPTTNSTWLSQSGLFAFGFYKQGNGYAFGIFMAGIPENTVVWTANRDDPPVSGDVALLFATGGRLVLQLAKEQVAVVAASFGSASASMLNSGNFVIYNSNQEIIWESFEHPTDTLLPGQRLLAGQELISSMSETQHSSGIFRLKMQNDGNLVQYLVGTPDTAPFSFYTSRTGGSGDNVTLNFDADAHLYLLDTTGFNIRNLMDGGFPTEDTIYLMRLDADGIFLIYSHHLKQKEDWSIEWLSSNDVPDDKCAPKGLCGFNGYCDLNVQGVGCKCLPGFASVNQGDWGSGCERDFTAESCKNNKNTMEAVPNTVWENNNYSVLISSTQENCREACLQDCNCEAALFKDGVCTKQRFPLRFGRRLQRDSTVALIKVGTSIDRNLPKEDIIIVSVSFVAFALIVLAISGIAIYRYRVWSYKRISNNGDIVFREDFAPKSFTYIELEKVTDGFKEELGRGAFGTVYKGAIRNGDSEKNVAVKRLDKLLAEREREFHTEMKVIGRTHHKNLVRLLGYCHDGPNRLLVYEFMTNGSLADILFTPEKQPSWDERMEIALNIGRGILYLHEECEPQIIHCDIKPQNILMDENRCPKISDFGLAKLLKADQTRTFTDIRGTKGYVAPEWHRKRPVTVKVDVYSFGIMLLEIICCRKSVDQNLPEEEAILEEWAYQCFESGELGRLVNNEKVDKRQLERMVKVGFWCILDEPSLRPSIKKVLLMLEGTIDIPAPPCPTSFLKSCVMDMLAKFQLNRTTNACQSEL, encoded by the exons ATGGATTTCATCACTctgtcttttcttctctctgcaTTTTTCACTGCTTCAGCTCAACAAATTCAGTCTAATGTTAGCCGAGGCTCTTTTCTAACACCCACTACAAACTCTACGTGGTTGTCACAATCTGGTCTCTTTGCCTTTGGATTTTATAAGCAGGGCAATGGCTACGCTTTTGGGATTTTTATGGCCGGAATTCCTGAGAATACTGTTGTCTGGACTGCAAACCGTGATGACCCACCTGTCTCCGGCGATGTTGCCTTGCTTTTTGCAACCGGCGGCAGGCTGGTCCTTCAATTGGCAAAAGAGCAGGTAGCCGTCGTAGCTGCTTCGTTTGGTTCTGCTTCGGCTTCCATGCTTAACTCAGGCAATTTCGTGATCTATAATTCGAATCAAGAAATAATATGGGAAAGTTTTGAGCACCCGACCGATACCCTTTTACCCGGTCAACGTCTCTTAGCAGGTCAAGAGCTGATTTCTAGTATGTCAGAAACTCAACATTCATCAGGTATCTTCCGTCTAAAGATGCAAAATGATGGAAACCTTGTTCAGTACCTGGTGGGTACTCCAGACACagctccattttctttttatacatCGCGGACAGGTGGAAGTGGAGATAACGTGACGCTAAACTTTGATGCTGATGCCCATCTCTATTTGCTAGACACTACAGGTTTCAACATTAGGAATCTAATGGATGGAGGATTTCCTACAGAAGATACTATTTATCTCATGAGACTTGATGCTGATGGGATTTTCTTGATATACTCGCATCATCTGAAACAGAAGGAAGACTGGTCAATTGAATGGTTATCTTCGAATGATGT GCCAGATGACAAGTGTGCGCCAAAGGGTCTATGTGGGTTTAATGGATATTGTGATTTAAATGTTCAGGGCGTTGGTTGCAAATGTCTTCCTGGATTTGCATCGGTCAACCAAGGCGATTGGGGTTCAGGCTGTGAAAGGGATTTCACTGCAGAAAGttgcaaaaacaacaaaaataccatGGAAGCAGTGCCTAATACCGTAtgggaaaataataattattcgGTTCTCATATCGTCAACACAAGAGAATTGCAGAGAAGCATGTTTGCAGGACTGCAACTGTGAAGCTGCACTGTTCAAAGACGGGGTGTGCACAAAACAAAGGTTTCCATTGCGATTTGGGAGAAGACTACAAAGAGATTCAACTGTAGCCCTCATCAAGGTGGGTACATCTATAGATAGAAATCTGCCAAAGGAGGACATCATAATAGTGAGTGTTTCATTTGTTGCTTTTGCATTAATTGTCTTAGCAATTTCTGGAATTGCAATTTACAGATATCGTGTTTGGTCATACAAAAGGATATCTAATAATGGAGACATTGTCTTTCGTGAGGATTTTGCTCCAAAATCATTCACTTACATAGAACTTGAGAAAGTGACTGACGGTTTCAAGGAAGAGCTTGGCAGAGGAGCGTTTGGGACAGTATATAAAGGGGCAATAAGGAATGGCGACAGCGAGAAGAATGTAGCCGTCAAGAGGCTTGACAAATTGTTGGCCGAACGGGAAAGAGAATTTCATACAGAGATGAAAGTTATTGGGAGAACACATCACAAAAACCTTGTGCGTCTATTGGGTTATTGCCATGATGGACCCAACAGGCTTTTGGTGTACGAGTTCATGACAAATGGGTCACTTGCGGATATACTCTTCACACCTGAAAAACAACCTTCTTGGGATGAAAGAATGGAAATTGCTCTCAACATAGGAAGAGGAATTCTTTATCTCCATGAGGAGTGTGAGCCACAGATCATTCATTGTGACATAAAGCCCCAGAACATACTCATGGATGAAAACAGGTGCCCAAAAATCTCTGACTTTGGATTGGCAAAGCTGTTAAAGGCGGATCAAACTAGAACCTTTACAGACATTAGAGGGACAAAAGGATATGTTGCCCCAGAGTGGCATCGGAAACGACCCGTGACAGTCAAAGTAGATGTGTATAGTTTTGGAATTATGCTGTTGGAAATTATATGTTGTCGAAAGAGTGTGGACCAAAATCTTCCCGAGGAAGAAGCAATTCTTGAAGAATGGGCATACCAATGCTTTGAGAGTGGTGAGCTAGGTAGACTAGTGAATAATGAAAAGGTTGACAAGAGACAATTAGAGAGAATGGTTAAAGTAGGATTTTGGTGCATTCTGGATGAGCCCTCACTCCGCCCTTCAATAAAGAAGGTTCTACTCATGTTAGAAGGGACCATTGATATCCCAGCCCCTCCTTGTCCAACATCATTTCTAA AGTCATGCGTAATGGATATgcttgcaaaatttcagctcaatcggaccacaaacgcttGTCAATCGGAGCTATAG